The Paenibacillus sp. BIC5C1 DNA segment ACAGGACCGGACGAACACGAAGCATACTTCCAAGCAGGTGCTGAAGATTCCCAACGCGTCCGCCTTTATGAAGATAATCCAGATTATTGACGAGCACGTTCAACTGAACCTGACTGCGCACCCGCTCCAGTTCTTCAATGATGGTCGCTACATTTTCTCCTTTTGCTGCCATACGAGCTGCCATGAGCACATGCATAGCCAAGCCTGCTGATACGTTCAAGGAATCAATAATGGTCACTCGATCAGATGGAAACTCCTTTGCAGCCAGCACTGCGTTCTGATAAGTGGACGACATTTTGGAAGACATGCTGATATATATGATGTCTTCTCCACTTGCGATTGCCGGTATAAAATAATTTAAGAAATCGGAGGGAGAGGGCGCCGCTGTTTTGGGTAAATGCCCCTCCTCTTCAACGCGTTCATACATCTGTTGAGTATTCATATCCAATCGATCCCGATAAGCTGTATTACCAAACACGATGTATAGGGGGATGACCCCTATGTGATAGCTCACCATCCACTCCTCTGGAATATCCGATATGCTATCGGTGAATATATGCACTTTAGCCATTTCATTCACCGGAGACAGCTTCGGCAGCTATGGAATGACTGGGAGACGCACTGGTCACCTTGTTGTTATTATCATTCATCACCGATTCGCCTTCTACATCGATGTTAGGCAACAACCGATCCATCCAGGCAGGTATATACCAGGCGCTTTTCCCAAGAATCGTCATCACCGCTGGCACAAGTGTCATACGTACAATAAATGCATCGACAAGTATGCCAAACGCCAGAGCCAACCCCATGGACTTGATAATCGTATCTTCAGCAAATATAAAGCTCGCGAATACAGCAATCATAATTAAGCCTGCTGCAGTAACCACCGGCCCGCTGTGATTCATCCCGCTTTTTACCGACTGACGTGCATTGCCCGTGTGGGTATAATCTTCACGCATTCGGCTCACAAGGAATACCTCGTAGTCCATGGCCAGCCCGAACAGGATACCTGTGACGAGAATCGGAAGGAAACTCAGCACCGGTCCCGGCTCAGGAATACCAAACAAACTTCCCAGATATCCGTCTTGAATCACCCACACAATAAAACCAAGTGTTGAACCCAGTGTAAACAGAAAACCCAGAACTGCCTTAATTGGCACAAGGATAGATCTAAAAACGAGCATGAGCAGCACAAAAGCCAGGCCAACAATTAACAATGCAAATTTCGGTAATGCTTCCTGCAGTTTTTCTGAAATATCAATATTGACTGCGGTTCCGCCGGTTACCATAATTTCAACATTACTATTTTTTGTAGTCTCATCCGCCTTATCGCGAATCGTTTCCACCAATTCGGTGGTTTTGATATCGTGGGGGCCAGTCTTCGGCAACACAGTAATGATTGCTGCATTACCCGAAGGGCTAGGAATCGGTGGTGTCACACTGGCTACATTGGGCAGCCTAGAGACATATGCCGTTGCCAGGGATATTGACGCCTGAGGATTATCGCCACCATTCGCTTTAGCTACAATCACGAGTGGACCGTTAACCCCTTCACCGAACCCCTCCGCCATCAAGTCATACCCGCGACGTTCTGTCGTCTCCGTTGATTTAAGTCCATTGTCTGGCAAACCGAGCTGCATATGCAGGAACGGAAGTGTGCACATGATCAAGATAGCGATGGATAGAATACTTGTCAGCCAAGGCTTACTGGTTACCATTCGACTCCAGACATTCTCATTTTTTGTATTCTTTTTGCTGCCAGACCATTTTCGCAGCCAGCGATTTTCTCTGGCCGGACTAATGCGGTCACCTGCGGCAGCCAACATCGCCGGCACAAAAATAACAGCAATGAGAACGGCAACAAATACGCTAATGGCTGCAGCCAAGCCCATCATTGTAATGAAGGGAATTTGCACTACGGATAAACCGACCAACGCGATAATAACCGTAAGACCAGCGAATACAACTGATCCACCCGCCGTAGCATTAGCCTGGGCAATTGCGGTTTCACGGTCAAAACCTTCTGCGAGCTGTTGACGATATCGCGAGATAATAAACAAGGCATAATCAATACCAACGGCCAAGGCCAGCATGACAGCTAACGTAATGGAGAACGAGGACATAGATACGAAATTGGAACCAATGACTACGGTCATAAGTCCAATACCAAGTCCGATGACTGCGGTCAGAATAGGTAGTCCCGCAGCAAGAAACGAAGTAAATGTAAACGCCAGAATCATAAAGGCAATCAGGATACCAATGACTTCCGAAACACCGCCAACTTCAATTTCTGAAAAGGCAACACTGCCTCCAAGCTCTGTTTGAATGCCTTCCTTACGCAACGATTCAGCAATCTTTAACATATGCTCTTTCGACTGTTCACCTACTTCAGCAGCCGGCTGAGCGTACGTAATGTCTGCATAACCGATTTTTTTATCCGCACTTAGTGTCATCGTCTCAAACGGACTTGCCACAGCTTGGACCGCGGAATCGGTCTGAGCCTCTTTCAATGCCTGCCGAATATAATTTTTGTTTACCTCCGAGGTCAAAGTTCCCTGTTCCGCTTTGAAAATGAGTCTGATCTGCCCTCCATCATCAGTAGATGGAAATTCAGCGTTCAGTATTTCCCCCGCCTGATCAGACTTTGTTCCAGGTATCGTCATTTCTCCTGTAAACGAGGTACCCATGCCAAGTCCTAGAGAAGCCAACACAATGAGGAGTGCCAGTCCCATCGTAATTACAATTTTTCGTTTTCTCGCCGACCAGGCGCCAAGACGATATAACCATTTCGCCATATTTATTTCTTTCCCCTTTCACTTCACTGAAATCGTGGAGCTGTTATAAGAACAACCCTGTGCACTCATGATAGCGGAAAGTAAAAAATAAAAAATCGTACAAAAGGGCATACCCTTCATGTACGATGGGGCAAGAAACGAATAAGCTATAACGAATACTATCGTTGTTCAATCCGAAGGAAACAGAGCTTTACAAGTGTAAAATCCCCTTCTCCACAGCCACAGCAACCGCTTCTGAACGCGAATTGACACCAAGCTTGTTATATATGTTCGTCAGGTGTGCCTTTACCGTCCGCTCGGCAATTCCCATATCAAATGCAATATCCCTGCTGCGCAAACCACGCGCCACACCTTGTAGAATCAATAGTTCCCTCTCGCTAATCAAGGTGGATTCCTTGTCAATCAGCAGTTGTTGC contains these protein-coding regions:
- a CDS encoding DegV family protein, with translation MAKVHIFTDSISDIPEEWMVSYHIGVIPLYIVFGNTAYRDRLDMNTQQMYERVEEEGHLPKTAAPSPSDFLNYFIPAIASGEDIIYISMSSKMSSTYQNAVLAAKEFPSDRVTIIDSLNVSAGLAMHVLMAARMAAKGENVATIIEELERVRSQVQLNVLVNNLDYLHKGGRVGNLQHLLGSMLRVRPVLYVTNGMILSGVKYRGAPRKIIRNLITSIFQHRERIDLAQFIIAHTMEQKTANWLRNILMEEAGVREVHIIEGGCAICSHSGPRSLAISFVLRK
- a CDS encoding MMPL family transporter, yielding MAKWLYRLGAWSARKRKIVITMGLALLIVLASLGLGMGTSFTGEMTIPGTKSDQAGEILNAEFPSTDDGGQIRLIFKAEQGTLTSEVNKNYIRQALKEAQTDSAVQAVASPFETMTLSADKKIGYADITYAQPAAEVGEQSKEHMLKIAESLRKEGIQTELGGSVAFSEIEVGGVSEVIGILIAFMILAFTFTSFLAAGLPILTAVIGLGIGLMTVVIGSNFVSMSSFSITLAVMLALAVGIDYALFIISRYRQQLAEGFDRETAIAQANATAGGSVVFAGLTVIIALVGLSVVQIPFITMMGLAAAISVFVAVLIAVIFVPAMLAAAGDRISPARENRWLRKWSGSKKNTKNENVWSRMVTSKPWLTSILSIAILIMCTLPFLHMQLGLPDNGLKSTETTERRGYDLMAEGFGEGVNGPLVIVAKANGGDNPQASISLATAYVSRLPNVASVTPPIPSPSGNAAIITVLPKTGPHDIKTTELVETIRDKADETTKNSNVEIMVTGGTAVNIDISEKLQEALPKFALLIVGLAFVLLMLVFRSILVPIKAVLGFLFTLGSTLGFIVWVIQDGYLGSLFGIPEPGPVLSFLPILVTGILFGLAMDYEVFLVSRMREDYTHTGNARQSVKSGMNHSGPVVTAAGLIMIAVFASFIFAEDTIIKSMGLALAFGILVDAFIVRMTLVPAVMTILGKSAWYIPAWMDRLLPNIDVEGESVMNDNNNKVTSASPSHSIAAEAVSGE